In the genome of Nymphaea colorata isolate Beijing-Zhang1983 chromosome 9, ASM883128v2, whole genome shotgun sequence, one region contains:
- the LOC116261514 gene encoding bidirectional sugar transporter SWEET5-like: protein MVSVTFIRSVIGIIGNVISFGLFLSPSPTFYRIWRKGSVEDFSAIPYLATVLNCAVWVLYGLPFVHPHNILVATINGIGLAIEFIYLLLYFTYSTKQQKVKPLLILSVELIFMATVVTVTLAALHTYESRSLMVGILGIIFGTCMYASPLSVMRLVIRTKSVEFMPFNLSLAAFLNGLCWTVYALLPLDINLLIPNGLGAVLGATQLILYGCYYSSPPKKARTSVTVPPKQEIQLPYGGPVQENEGKAGV from the exons ATGGTGTCGGTGACCTTCATTCGAAGCGTGATTGGGATAATTG GAAATGTCATTTCCTTCGGCCTGTTCCTCTCACCATC GCCCACGTTTTACCGGATATGGAGGAAGGGCTCCGTCGAAGATTTCTCGGCCATACCCTACTTGGCCACGGTGTTGAACTGTGCAGTGTGGGTGTTGTATGGCCTCCCATTTGTTCACCCTCACAACATATTGGTAGCCACAATCAATGGCATCGGCTTGGCCATTGAGTTCATTTACCTTCTCCTCTACTTCACTTACTCCACCAAGCAAcaaaag GTGAAGCCATTGCTGATTCTAAGTGTTGAACTCATTTTCATGGCGACCGTCGTTACTGTAACCCTGGCTGCCTTACACACATATGAAAGCAGGTCTTTAATGGTGGGCATCCTTGGCATCATATTTGGCACCTGCATGTATGCCTCGCCTCTCAGCGTCATG CGGCTGGTAATCAGGACGAAGAGTGTGGAGTTCATGCCTTTCAATCTTTCTCTAGCTGCCTTCTTAAATGGTCTTTGCTGGACCGTCTACGCACTGCTTCCCTTGGATATCAACCTCTtg ATTCCTAATGGGCTTGGAGCAGTACTTGGAGCCACCCAGTTGATCCTCTATGGATGTTATTACAGCTCCCCTCcaaagaaagcaagaacaagTGTTACAGTGCCACCAAAGCAGGAGATCCAGTTGCCATACGGCGGTCCAGTGCAAGAGAATGAAGGAAAAGCAGGTGTTTGA
- the LOC116260642 gene encoding uncharacterized protein LOC116260642 — MATQLPSGQTSSRLYPEAVSPSVSRSGSIGPFFAVIAAITVLTALSCVFGRIFASGLSGSGGRYDCVRWMEVRCRSCIQSGLDEQQGTRGAKDIPTAVVVEVPGAPAADGSCEGKTQGADGQQPPAA, encoded by the coding sequence ATGGCGACACAGTTGCCTTCCGGTCAGACTTCCTCTAGGCTGTATCCGGAAGCTGTTTCCCCCAGCGTTTCACGTTCTGGATCCATTGGGCCGTTCTTTGCAGTTATTGCGGCAATAACAGTGTTGACGGCATTGTCATGTGTGTTTGGCCGTATCTTCGCGAGCGGGCTCTCGGGCTCAGGGGGCAGGTATGACTGTGTCCGGTGGATGGAGGTCCGTTGTCGATCTTGCATTCAGAGTGGTTTGGATGAGCAGCAGGGCACAAGAGGAGCAAAAGATATACCCACAGCAGTGGTGGTGGAGGTGCCCGGAGCTCCTGCTGCTGACGGCAGCTGCGAAGGCAAGACACAGGGTGCGGATGGGCAGCAGCCTCCGGCTGCATAA
- the LOC116261229 gene encoding flavonol synthase/flavanone 3-hydroxylase yields the protein MEVDRVQSIASSMVDNIPSEFVRSEKERPGTTTHLGPAPDIPTVDLSDPDYGQVLQKMVKASKEWGIFQLVNHGIPEEVIRKLQAVGKEFFELPQEEKEAYARDPNSGSLEGYGTRLQKDFDGKKSWVDFFFHIVWPPSRINFAVWPKKPAAYRECNEEYTKYLVDVVDKILGALSEGLGVERNTLKNAVGGEDLEYMLKINYYPPCPRPDLTLGVVQHTDMSSLTLLVPNEVQGLQVFKDGIWFDAKYIPNALIVHIGDQIEILSNGIYKAVLHRTTVNKEKARMSWPVFCEPPPETVVGPIPELLGEDNPPKFKTKSFKDYQYCKLNKLPQ from the exons ATGGAAGTTGATAGGGTTCAGTCCATAGCGTCGAGCATGGTCGATAACATACCAAGCGAATTCGTCAGGTCGGAGAAGGAGAGACCGGGGACGACCACTCACTTGGGTCCTGCACCCGACATTCCCACCGTCGATCTCAGCGACCCCGACTACGGTCAGGTGCTGCAGAAGATGGTGAAGGCCAGCAAGGAGTGGGGGATCTTCCAACTGGTGAACCATGGCATCCCAGAGGAGGTTATACGGAAGCTGCAGGCGGTGGGGAAGGAGTTCTTTGAGCTGCCGCAGGAGGAGAAGGAAGCGTACGCCAGGGACCCGAATTCCGGCAGCCTGGAAGGGTACGGCACCAGGCTTCAGAAGGACTTCGACGGCAAGAAGTCTTGGGTCGACTTCTTCTTCCACATCGTCTGGCCTCCTTCTCGCATCAACTTCGCCGTTTGGCCGAAGAAGCCTGCTGCTTACAG GGAGTGTAACGAAGAATACACGAAGTACTTGGTTGATGTGGTTGACAAGATCCTAGGTGCCCTGTCAGAAGGACTAGGCGTAGAGAGAAATACTCTAAAAAATGCAGTGGGAGGGGAGGATTTAGAGTATATGCTGAAGATAAACTACTACCCTCCCTGCCCTCGTCCGGACCTTACACTCGGGGTTGTGCAACACACTGATATGTCTTCTCTCACTCTGTTGGTGCCAAATGAGGTGCAGGGGCTGCAAGTCTTCAAAGATGGGATATGGTTTGATGCCAAGTACATCCCCAATGCTCTCATTGTTCACATTGGTGACCAGATCGAG ATCTTAAGCAATGGGATCTACAAAGCAGTTCTGCACAGAACCACAGTCAACAAGGAGAAGGCGAGGATGTCATGGCCGGTTTTCTGTGAACCGCCGCCGGAGACCGTCGTTGGGCCAATACCTGAACTTCTGGGTGAAGACAACCCTCCAAAATTCAagaccaaaagtttcaaggattACCAATACTGTAAACTCAACAAGCTCCCACAGTAG